Proteins encoded within one genomic window of Bacillus sp. 1NLA3E:
- a CDS encoding pilus assembly protein TadG-related protein, which translates to MSTIIKKENGAVVVVVALLMSVLLGITALVIDGGMLYMEKQKLRDIADAAALAGAQELPATPAMATAKATETITLNGEDPNKFNIIFSKSDHRITVSAEKTVDLVFAKAIGFAQAKVDAVAHVEIGTLMSGRGAVPVGVEDTSQLTFGDIKYLKVEDATVGNFGALALAGPGANIFEEDFKMGYDQELRVNQIINTQTGNLAGPTARAVNYRIAACPTATYLNHPDDCPRIILVPVFQTVVTDQNQIKAVKIVGFAKFFIETVASTSQSAEIVGRFIEETASGEIAYGTPSYGAYGYKLTR; encoded by the coding sequence ATGAGCACAATCATAAAAAAAGAAAATGGTGCAGTCGTTGTCGTCGTCGCACTCCTGATGTCCGTTTTACTAGGCATCACCGCACTCGTCATTGATGGCGGCATGCTGTACATGGAAAAGCAAAAATTGCGAGACATCGCCGATGCCGCAGCCCTTGCCGGTGCACAGGAACTGCCGGCAACACCAGCGATGGCAACAGCCAAAGCAACCGAAACAATAACCTTAAATGGGGAAGATCCCAATAAATTTAACATCATCTTTAGTAAAAGTGATCACCGAATCACCGTCAGCGCTGAAAAAACAGTCGACCTCGTGTTCGCCAAAGCAATCGGCTTCGCTCAAGCCAAAGTTGACGCCGTTGCCCATGTCGAAATCGGAACGCTTATGTCAGGAAGAGGCGCCGTTCCAGTAGGGGTAGAGGATACAAGCCAACTAACCTTTGGTGACATCAAATATCTTAAAGTTGAAGACGCCACAGTCGGGAACTTTGGTGCCCTTGCCCTAGCAGGGCCGGGAGCAAATATATTCGAAGAAGATTTTAAAATGGGATATGACCAAGAACTTCGTGTGAACCAAATCATCAATACACAAACAGGGAATTTAGCAGGACCCACCGCCAGAGCAGTTAACTACCGGATAGCTGCCTGCCCAACTGCGACCTATTTGAATCACCCTGATGATTGTCCAAGGATTATACTGGTGCCCGTGTTCCAGACCGTGGTAACGGACCAAAACCAAATAAAGGCCGTAAAGATCGTTGGCTTTGCCAAGTTCTTTATCGAAACTGTTGCATCAACAAGCCAATCCGCTGAAATCGTCGGGCGCTTTATTGAAGAAACAGCTTCAGGCGAAATTGCCTACGGCACGCCAAGCTACGGAGCCTATGGATACAAACTAACAAGATAG
- a CDS encoding DUF3231 family protein — translation MVTEILLNKGLSIRPPYITPQHQVEFVKKQSFLSGWFGEKRPLVALEISHLATNIQTNAMGRALAIGFAQTAKTADVRDYMVRVKEIAKKHIEIFHATLTEESLPAPMTWDSDILDSTKPPFSDKLMMYHICLMYITGIGNYGTALSQSIRKDLIQKYTRLISEVGLLAEDGANLTIKHGWMECPPQAPPNDLMNREQ, via the coding sequence ATGGTCACAGAAATTCTATTAAACAAAGGTCTTTCAATCAGACCACCTTATATAACACCGCAACATCAAGTTGAATTTGTAAAAAAGCAAAGCTTTCTGTCGGGGTGGTTTGGCGAAAAGCGGCCCCTTGTAGCACTCGAAATTTCCCATCTAGCTACAAACATTCAAACAAATGCGATGGGAAGAGCCTTAGCGATCGGATTTGCCCAAACGGCAAAAACAGCAGATGTTAGGGATTATATGGTCCGTGTCAAAGAAATAGCTAAAAAACATATCGAAATATTTCATGCCACTTTAACGGAGGAAAGCTTACCAGCCCCAATGACCTGGGACAGCGATATATTGGATTCAACGAAACCACCTTTCTCAGACAAGCTGATGATGTATCACATATGTTTAATGTATATTACCGGCATCGGGAACTATGGTACGGCGCTATCACAAAGCATAAGGAAGGATTTGATCCAAAAATACACTCGACTTATATCAGAGGTAGGATTATTAGCTGAAGATGGTGCAAATTTAACAATCAAACACGGCTGGATGGAATGTCCACCACAAGCTCCACCAAATGACTTAATGAACAGAGAACAATAA
- a CDS encoding Flp family type IVb pilin: MMKKISGLFIEETGQGMTEYGLILGLIALAAVAALGLFGDAISAKFTEIKGKLEGTDVTPPE; this comes from the coding sequence ATGATGAAGAAAATCAGTGGTCTTTTCATTGAAGAGACGGGACAAGGTATGACAGAGTACGGACTAATTTTAGGACTAATCGCTCTAGCTGCAGTGGCTGCTCTAGGGTTATTTGGTGACGCCATCAGCGCCAAATTTACAGAAATTAAAGGCAAGCTTGAAGGCACAGATGTAACACCACCTGAATGA
- a CDS encoding AAA family ATPase has product MQINYLVFSSKVSFGTEIAEMLHGKRHIVKTITTETDLKKELEASAPSIIIIGQFQHKNPYEVAREFSLKYRNTVVLLMLPADQIDLKQALYSGVVDILPQHCTKQDFLTSIEKVEQTLALKLDGAASQPLATHQKDGKIIVFLSTKGGVGKTTLAVNAATALAKKNLAVAVIDLDLQFGDVPLLFDKEPKATIYDWVKESLDSNDGQVEPYMMKHQSGVEFIAAPPLPEFAELISGDHVSRLIEELKKRYDVVIIDTPPSLVETNLVALDHADDILLITSLDLPALKNGKLALDTMTLLGFTDKIKIVLNRDAEMKGMNFESIEGVLGKKVFARIPSDYMTVISSINKGVPFVISAPRTQVAKATLKFAESLVTIPKVPSEKSKKTKRFKGLSFKKSSKS; this is encoded by the coding sequence ATGCAGATTAACTACCTAGTCTTTAGCTCAAAAGTCTCCTTTGGAACCGAAATCGCCGAAATGCTGCACGGGAAACGACACATAGTCAAAACAATCACAACCGAAACCGACCTGAAAAAGGAGCTCGAAGCAAGCGCACCATCAATCATCATCATCGGTCAGTTTCAGCACAAGAACCCTTACGAAGTAGCTCGAGAATTTTCGCTAAAATACCGAAATACCGTCGTCCTGCTCATGCTGCCGGCCGACCAAATCGACCTGAAGCAAGCGCTCTACTCGGGGGTTGTCGACATCCTACCCCAACACTGCACCAAGCAAGATTTCCTGACTTCCATTGAAAAAGTAGAGCAGACCCTTGCACTCAAACTAGATGGCGCGGCAAGCCAACCACTCGCTACCCATCAAAAGGACGGCAAAATTATCGTCTTCCTGAGCACAAAAGGAGGAGTCGGCAAAACAACCCTGGCGGTCAATGCCGCAACCGCACTCGCGAAAAAGAACCTCGCAGTCGCTGTCATCGACCTCGACCTGCAGTTCGGCGACGTGCCCTTGCTATTTGATAAAGAACCGAAAGCGACCATTTACGATTGGGTCAAGGAATCGTTGGATTCCAACGACGGGCAGGTCGAGCCCTATATGATGAAGCACCAATCCGGCGTTGAATTCATTGCCGCGCCACCCTTGCCTGAATTTGCCGAACTCATCAGCGGCGACCATGTTTCGCGCCTAATCGAGGAACTGAAGAAGCGCTACGATGTCGTCATCATCGACACACCGCCCAGTCTAGTCGAAACGAACCTTGTTGCACTAGACCACGCCGATGACATCCTGCTCATCACCTCACTCGATCTGCCAGCCCTAAAGAACGGAAAGCTGGCGCTCGATACCATGACCCTGTTAGGCTTTACCGATAAAATAAAAATCGTTTTAAACCGCGATGCCGAAATGAAAGGAATGAACTTTGAGTCGATTGAAGGCGTGCTCGGAAAAAAAGTTTTCGCGAGAATCCCAAGCGATTACATGACCGTAATTTCCTCAATTAACAAAGGCGTTCCATTCGTAATCTCAGCACCGCGCACACAAGTAGCTAAAGCAACACTAAAGTTTGCCGAAAGCCTAGTAACAATCCCTAAAGTCCCAAGCGAAAAATCAAAAAAGACCAAGCGCTTCAAAGGATTATCATTTAAAAAAAGCTCTAAAAGTTAA
- a CDS encoding TadE family protein, giving the protein MIRSQKGQATVELALSLVVLLLIVFGIIDFGRIFQAYLTTNNASREGARLATLGATDTEIIKTTKDAAQVEQTDKLTVTVTPQPELRKRGVYVTVSTTYPVTISVPLMEIVLPNPFTVKSKTVMRVE; this is encoded by the coding sequence ATGATTCGCTCCCAGAAAGGCCAAGCAACAGTCGAACTAGCCCTCAGCTTAGTGGTACTTTTGCTCATCGTCTTCGGCATCATCGATTTTGGGCGAATTTTTCAAGCCTATTTAACAACAAACAACGCCAGTCGTGAAGGGGCACGGTTAGCCACACTAGGCGCGACTGATACGGAAATCATCAAGACGACGAAGGACGCAGCTCAAGTCGAACAGACTGACAAGTTGACCGTCACCGTCACACCGCAGCCGGAACTGAGAAAAAGAGGCGTATATGTGACCGTCTCCACCACATACCCAGTGACAATATCCGTACCGCTTATGGAAATCGTATTGCCAAACCCTTTTACTGTTAAAAGTAAAACCGTGATGAGGGTGGAATAG
- a CDS encoding type II toxin-antitoxin system RelE family toxin, with protein sequence MNSDYKLIYHKSAVKFIAKQDKSSQVRIAAGLKGLLKVPPDGDIKSLKGQTGFYRLRIGSYRILFNIDHEEQLIYIQAVGNRGDIYK encoded by the coding sequence GTGAATTCGGACTACAAGTTGATTTACCATAAGTCCGCAGTAAAATTCATTGCTAAACAAGATAAATCTTCTCAAGTTAGAATTGCGGCTGGCTTAAAAGGATTGTTAAAGGTTCCACCAGATGGTGATATTAAGAGCTTAAAAGGACAAACTGGATTCTATCGTTTAAGAATAGGTAGTTATCGGATACTTTTCAATATAGATCATGAAGAACAACTTATTTATATACAAGCTGTTGGTAACCGTGGTGATATATATAAATGA
- a CDS encoding type II secretion system F family protein: protein MFWLLFFALTILFGSLGMLFQPKASQVDRLNKFFPKEVTEEVTEEDQQRQKFNLSELKSFLARLSGKFLTKKNSTKWEQKLEAANLPLRTEEFMAIRLLAGIGLGGTAAILNMPLFIITVSAILATFLPHFYVKRKIAQRLARCTTQLPQALGTMATSMKSGYSFLQSMQVIAQEVPDPIGTEFKKTLREINLGVPLEEAFENLQTRLPTDDIKIVANAIIIQRSTGGNLTQILDTIQETITDRVRIKEELRALTAQGKMSAWIISLLPVILGFILNIMNPEYFHPMLTQPLGWTMLGVGAVSGIIGWFVIQKIVNIEV from the coding sequence ATGTTTTGGCTTCTATTTTTCGCGTTAACCATCCTGTTCGGCTCGCTCGGAATGCTATTTCAACCAAAGGCAAGCCAGGTCGACCGCCTGAACAAATTTTTCCCAAAAGAAGTGACCGAAGAGGTAACGGAGGAGGACCAACAACGCCAGAAATTTAATTTGAGTGAGCTCAAGTCATTTTTGGCAAGGCTATCTGGAAAATTTTTAACAAAGAAAAACTCGACCAAGTGGGAGCAAAAACTTGAGGCCGCCAACCTTCCACTCAGAACTGAAGAGTTCATGGCGATAAGACTGCTGGCCGGGATTGGACTCGGGGGAACAGCCGCCATCCTAAACATGCCACTGTTCATCATCACCGTTAGCGCAATACTAGCAACCTTCCTGCCTCACTTTTATGTAAAAAGAAAAATTGCCCAGCGCTTAGCACGATGTACCACACAACTGCCGCAAGCGTTAGGCACCATGGCAACATCGATGAAATCCGGCTACAGCTTCCTACAGTCGATGCAGGTCATCGCTCAAGAGGTGCCCGACCCAATCGGGACAGAATTCAAGAAAACCTTACGCGAAATTAACCTAGGAGTTCCGCTCGAGGAAGCGTTTGAAAACTTACAAACCCGGCTACCGACCGATGACATCAAAATCGTCGCCAATGCCATCATCATCCAACGGTCAACCGGCGGCAACCTAACGCAAATATTAGATACAATCCAAGAAACCATCACCGACCGCGTTCGCATCAAGGAAGAACTCAGGGCCCTAACCGCGCAGGGGAAAATGTCGGCGTGGATCATCTCCCTGCTGCCCGTCATCCTCGGGTTCATCCTGAACATCATGAATCCCGAATACTTCCACCCGATGCTCACCCAACCGCTTGGCTGGACCATGCTTGGCGTGGGGGCCGTATCCGGGATAATCGGCTGGTTCGTCATCCAAAAAATCGTCAACATCGAGGTGTAA
- the cpaB gene encoding Flp pilus assembly protein CpaB, which translates to MNPKKIWMLSMVIASIFTIIFYFYLSKGENQQVSSSENKSENVVSVQKKETNKAAQTNNEKLKISPNKRAISIAVDQVKGVSGLIRPGNFVDVIAFIPESPEGPAKTEILLQGIKVLAVGSQTGKTIKSIEPASELALTYPSVTVEVTPEQAVSIATVSVKGSLTLMLRKTPAQDSKKGVTADAD; encoded by the coding sequence ATGAATCCTAAGAAAATCTGGATGCTGTCAATGGTGATCGCATCCATTTTTACAATCATTTTTTACTTCTATTTAAGCAAAGGGGAAAACCAGCAAGTATCATCCTCTGAAAATAAGTCCGAGAACGTAGTTTCTGTGCAAAAGAAAGAAACGAATAAAGCGGCGCAAACAAACAATGAAAAGCTAAAAATCAGCCCAAACAAGCGCGCAATCTCGATCGCGGTTGACCAAGTCAAAGGGGTATCCGGTTTAATCCGCCCAGGAAACTTTGTCGACGTCATCGCCTTTATCCCAGAAAGTCCGGAGGGACCAGCGAAGACCGAAATCCTCCTGCAAGGAATCAAAGTTCTCGCAGTTGGTAGCCAAACCGGCAAAACGATAAAAAGCATCGAGCCGGCCTCTGAGCTAGCCTTAACCTATCCATCCGTGACCGTAGAAGTGACGCCCGAGCAAGCCGTATCAATTGCCACCGTATCGGTAAAAGGTTCCCTTACCCTAATGCTGCGCAAAACACCGGCACAGGATTCGAAAAAAGGAGTGACAGCAGATGCAGATTAA
- a CDS encoding CpaF family protein, with the protein MSLLKRLNEKNLVSPSVKTAVEQIIEKKETKKTKDYGLRNLLHKHLITEIKKQIIEADDEMEKFIEQEAMKFLSEESDRLTFEAKKELVTSVMNELIGFGPITPLLNDSSVSEIMVNGPNQIYVEQHGKLQLSDYTFRDDEHVLQVIEKIVAPLGRRIDESSPMVDARLPDGSRVNAIIAPLSLDGPSITIRKFPNKRLQIEDLTGFGTLSSEMAQFLDACVKARLNIFISGGTGSGKTTLLNVLSSFIPHDERIVTIEDAAELQLSQEHVLRLETKPPNIEGKGAIGIRDLVKNSLRMRPDRIVIGEIRSGEALDMLQAMNTGHDGSLATGHSNSPRDMLARLETMVLMAGLDFPIRAIRSQVASAIDLIVQQSRLKDGSRKITHITEVVGMEGETITLQDIFIYKQDSINKDGKVSGHFTPTGIRPMCAGRIENHGINLPSEWFEERW; encoded by the coding sequence GTGTCCTTGCTGAAACGATTAAACGAAAAGAATCTAGTCTCTCCTTCAGTCAAAACAGCTGTCGAACAAATCATTGAAAAAAAGGAAACCAAAAAGACGAAGGACTATGGCCTGAGAAACCTGCTCCACAAGCATCTGATCACCGAAATAAAGAAACAAATCATCGAAGCCGATGATGAAATGGAAAAATTTATCGAGCAGGAAGCGATGAAATTCCTAAGTGAAGAAAGCGATCGCCTCACCTTTGAGGCCAAAAAAGAGCTGGTCACATCGGTTATGAATGAATTAATCGGATTTGGGCCGATCACGCCGCTGTTAAATGATTCGAGCGTCTCGGAAATCATGGTCAACGGGCCCAACCAAATCTACGTCGAGCAGCATGGAAAGCTCCAGCTCAGCGACTACACCTTTCGCGACGACGAACATGTCCTGCAGGTGATTGAAAAAATCGTCGCCCCGCTAGGCCGAAGAATCGATGAAAGCAGCCCGATGGTCGACGCCAGACTTCCGGATGGTTCGCGGGTCAACGCGATTATCGCCCCATTATCACTCGACGGGCCATCGATCACGATCCGGAAGTTTCCAAACAAGCGCCTCCAAATCGAGGACCTAACCGGATTCGGCACGCTTTCATCCGAAATGGCGCAATTTCTGGACGCCTGTGTCAAAGCGCGCCTGAACATCTTCATCAGTGGCGGTACCGGTTCCGGAAAAACAACACTGTTGAACGTGCTGTCCTCATTCATCCCACATGACGAACGAATCGTCACGATTGAAGATGCCGCCGAGCTTCAGCTTTCGCAGGAGCATGTCCTTCGCCTCGAGACAAAGCCGCCCAATATTGAGGGCAAAGGGGCAATTGGCATCAGGGATTTAGTGAAAAACTCACTGAGAATGCGGCCGGACCGGATTGTCATCGGCGAAATTCGCAGTGGAGAAGCACTCGACATGCTGCAAGCGATGAACACCGGACATGACGGCTCACTCGCGACCGGTCACTCGAACTCGCCGCGCGATATGCTGGCCCGCCTCGAAACGATGGTGTTAATGGCCGGTCTCGATTTTCCAATCAGAGCCATCCGTAGCCAAGTCGCCAGCGCCATCGATCTGATCGTGCAGCAATCGCGCCTCAAGGACGGTTCGAGGAAAATTACCCACATCACCGAAGTTGTCGGCATGGAAGGTGAGACGATTACACTACAAGACATATTTATTTACAAACAAGACAGCATCAATAAGGACGGCAAAGTTTCCGGGCACTTTACACCGACTGGAATTCGCCCGATGTGTGCCGGCAGAATCGAAAATCACGGAATCAACCTTCCGAGTGAATGGTTTGAAGAGAGGTGGTAA
- a CDS encoding DUF192 domain-containing protein, whose amino-acid sequence MKIIRRISDIDVPITIKVYDRFWPRFRGLMFRRKPIVDEGIMFSPCNSIHMFFMFFAIDVVFLDDDDVVVAVRKNLKPNRIIFPIRGAVKTLELPVGTIEAYSIVLGDRIIVGK is encoded by the coding sequence GTGAAAATTATAAGGCGAATTAGTGACATTGATGTACCTATTACGATAAAGGTTTACGATCGATTTTGGCCGCGGTTTAGAGGGCTGATGTTTAGACGGAAACCGATTGTGGATGAAGGCATTATGTTTTCACCCTGTAATTCAATCCATATGTTCTTTATGTTTTTTGCGATTGATGTTGTGTTTCTTGATGACGATGATGTGGTGGTAGCTGTAAGGAAGAACTTGAAACCAAATCGAATAATATTTCCGATTCGTGGTGCGGTTAAAACGTTAGAGCTGCCTGTTGGGACGATTGAAGCTTATTCAATTGTGCTTGGGGATCGAATTATAGTGGGAAAATAA
- a CDS encoding type II secretion system F family protein — MVLLLSILLFGFCTLVFSQLFVKIGKNRRNLQRRLNTIARDRGYVEEQELDDLKQEKSLKERLLEPFIIKLRQAVDKNMGKQKQARMEIKLHEAGSPFGLKAVDFQLLQISIASITFVAFLLLFAIGSDEPLKGVMVAIIAGLFALVYPPMYLNGKKKKRIKTIEKDMPDFFDMVNVSIEAGMGLDGALKRVCTQMSGPISIEFKLAIEDMKLGKSRKHAFEELRDRIPSEFFKSVINSIIQADQMGIGMTKVLRAQTERMREQKKQAVKEKAMKAPVKMLIPMVLFIFPTLFIILLGPVVINLVTKWM; from the coding sequence ATGGTATTGCTGTTAAGCATCCTATTATTTGGATTTTGCACACTAGTATTCTCACAGCTCTTTGTAAAAATAGGGAAGAATCGCCGTAACCTCCAAAGAAGATTGAACACGATTGCTAGAGACCGGGGGTATGTTGAGGAACAAGAACTCGACGATTTAAAACAAGAAAAATCCTTAAAAGAAAGGTTACTAGAGCCGTTTATCATCAAACTACGCCAAGCCGTCGATAAAAATATGGGCAAGCAAAAGCAAGCCAGGATGGAAATAAAATTACATGAAGCGGGCTCGCCCTTCGGGCTTAAAGCCGTCGATTTCCAACTGCTGCAAATCTCGATCGCTTCGATTACGTTTGTCGCCTTCCTATTACTTTTCGCCATCGGCAGCGACGAACCGCTTAAAGGAGTCATGGTCGCGATAATCGCCGGGCTCTTCGCACTAGTCTATCCGCCAATGTATCTAAATGGTAAAAAGAAAAAAAGAATCAAAACCATCGAAAAAGACATGCCCGATTTTTTCGACATGGTCAACGTATCAATTGAAGCGGGAATGGGCCTAGACGGCGCCCTGAAACGGGTTTGCACCCAAATGAGCGGTCCCATATCGATCGAATTCAAACTAGCAATAGAAGACATGAAACTAGGAAAATCAAGAAAACACGCCTTCGAAGAACTGCGCGACCGCATTCCGTCCGAATTCTTCAAAAGCGTCATCAACTCAATCATCCAAGCCGATCAAATGGGTATCGGCATGACCAAAGTCCTACGCGCCCAAACCGAAAGAATGCGAGAACAAAAGAAACAGGCTGTCAAAGAAAAAGCTATGAAGGCCCCAGTAAAAATGCTCATCCCAATGGTCCTGTTCATCTTCCCAACCCTATTCATCATCCTACTAGGCCCAGTCGTCATCAACCTAGTAACCAAATGGATGTAA
- a CDS encoding DoxX family membrane protein, with protein sequence MVVNFLRENKIAAGILTVLRLYMGYSWITAGYHKLAGGFDASGYLKGAVAKPVMGPDGGMVYGWYVDFLKHFALPNVDIFNTIVPIGEFLIGLGLLLGCLTTAAMFFGLVMNFAFFLAGTVSHIPTDLFLGAIILFSGYNAGRIGLDRWVIPFIRKTVFKTADRTAHKTA encoded by the coding sequence ATGGTAGTAAATTTTCTAAGAGAAAACAAAATTGCAGCAGGCATTTTGACAGTCCTTCGTTTATATATGGGATATTCATGGATCACTGCAGGGTACCACAAGTTGGCTGGCGGTTTTGATGCTTCAGGATATCTAAAGGGTGCAGTGGCTAAACCAGTAATGGGTCCAGATGGTGGCATGGTTTACGGCTGGTATGTAGATTTCCTAAAACACTTTGCCTTACCAAACGTTGATATCTTTAACACGATCGTTCCAATAGGTGAATTTTTAATCGGTCTTGGACTTTTGCTTGGATGTTTAACAACAGCTGCTATGTTCTTTGGACTTGTGATGAACTTCGCGTTTTTCTTAGCAGGAACAGTTTCTCATATTCCAACTGACCTTTTCTTAGGGGCAATCATTTTATTCTCTGGCTATAATGCAGGTCGAATCGGTCTTGACCGTTGGGTGATTCCATTCATCCGCAAAACTGTTTTCAAAACAGCCGATCGTACGGCACATAAAACAGCCTAA
- a CDS encoding A24 family peptidase — protein MLLNIILLLILVISFITDLKSRRILNKITFPTMILGLTYHTITAGTHGLTFSGLGLLAGFGVLLIPYLMDGMGAGDVKLLAAIGALKGATFVFGAFLFTAIIGGIIAVIILIWKKELLISLKRIIFFTKLRKLSGLDQNEYHHAFPYGVAIVLGTIIQLGVNFG, from the coding sequence ATGCTACTAAATATAATTTTGTTACTAATCCTTGTAATCTCATTCATTACCGATCTCAAAAGCAGACGCATATTAAATAAGATTACCTTCCCGACCATGATCCTGGGACTAACCTATCACACCATAACTGCTGGCACGCACGGCTTAACATTCAGCGGACTAGGCTTATTGGCAGGCTTTGGTGTACTATTAATCCCCTATCTAATGGACGGAATGGGCGCAGGCGACGTCAAGCTTCTAGCGGCCATAGGGGCACTAAAAGGCGCAACCTTCGTGTTTGGGGCATTCTTATTTACCGCCATCATCGGAGGCATAATTGCTGTCATCATCTTAATTTGGAAAAAAGAACTACTAATCTCACTTAAACGCATCATTTTTTTTACAAAACTAAGAAAGCTGAGCGGCCTGGACCAGAATGAATATCATCACGCCTTCCCATATGGCGTCGCGATCGTCCTAGGTACCATCATCCAGCTCGGAGTAAACTTCGGATGA